In Apium graveolens cultivar Ventura unplaced genomic scaffold, ASM990537v1 ctg898, whole genome shotgun sequence, the following proteins share a genomic window:
- the LOC141705515 gene encoding uncharacterized protein LOC141705515: MGNCMETFTVYQEKDETKKGQEQEAEVDEKASDFVKESSGGFKDVTKVRIKVVLSKEELEWLVFELENHKNERSLEDILEEIESSRESYRGKIVSWKPSLESIKESPEVLEMER; this comes from the coding sequence ATGGGAAATTGCATGGAAACATTCACAGTTTACCAAGAAAAAGATGAAACAAAGAAAGGTCAAGAACAAGAAGCAGAAGTTGATGAAAAGGCAAGTGATTTTGTGAAAGAAAGTAGTGGTGGATTTAAAGATGTGACCAAGGTGAGAATAAAAGTGGTTTTGTCAAAAGAAGAGTTGGAATGGCTTGTTTTTGAGCTGGAAAACCATAAAAATGAGAGGAGTTTAGAGGATATATTAGAAGAGATAGAGAGTAGTAGAGAGAGTTATAGAGGGAAGATTGTTAGTTGGAAACCTTCTTTAGAGAGTATTAAGGAGAGTCCTGAGGTTCTTGAAATGGAAAGATAG
- the LOC141705516 gene encoding uncharacterized protein LOC141705516 — MKRIPRIKFPQRHPKPSDSASQNKAKPVGGSAPQTFFSGTNKSTNSGGGKASLQPKRTPLSQDEIDSILLGGCI, encoded by the exons ATGAAACGAATCCCTCGAATCAAGTTCCCTCAGCGCCATCCCAAACCTTCAG aTTCTGCATCCCAGAATAAGGCTAAACCTGTAGGAGGCAGTGCTCCTCAGACTTTTTTCTCAGGCACTAACAAATCAACCAATTCTGGAGGTGGAAAGGCGTCTCTTCAGCCAAAAAGAACTCCACTGTCTCAAGACGAGATCGACTCAATTTTG TTAGGTGGCTGTATCTGA